In a genomic window of Thermodesulfobacteriota bacterium:
- a CDS encoding tetratricopeptide repeat protein yields the protein MHAIIEPLAPGKERWRIPVVFIALGLLCLAVYGNTLRAPFVFDDILNIPKNPHIRVRDLSLSFLADVFRSRSITRPIPVLSFALNYYFHGYQVSGYHAVNWLIHLINGLLVYLLTRQTLALLKKEIPAAPFLTAALWLVNPVHTQSVTYIIQRMTSLSALFYLAALVMYIRARTVSPDAGRPRAVAFLWLIGSGVSGICALASKESAITLPLMIFLYEWFFIRDLEAGFIRRQATTLFAMAAALTVLVFIYLKGDPVTAILATYEKKPFTMGERLLTQPRVIVHYISLLLLPLPERLTVDHWVTVSTALTRPATTLPALVLLPLAVIAAVRKARGNRLFSFAILWFLGVLAVESSVIGLAMLVEHRTYLPSVFPFMAMVCVLMQRIAPRRLAMATIVLLIAVCGFWTRQRNGVWTDDVRLWQDAIEKSPASFIAYNNLGMALGKQCRNEEGITACLRSIALSPPKVNTADAYNNIARMYDALGDTEKAIEYGQRAVQINPNLAEAHMNLGSALLASNRLDEAVTHLETSVRLSPWLTPAYPLLARAGYQKDGNINRAMDLCRRALAVDPDFADAEVMLGALLQHGGNPHQGLFHLKRVLDRLPSHPQANLNAGIALNRLNRPEEAVACLTRAAEALPKMALARAELGSGLLAANRLDEARTELTRSLDLSPDDPAVLAKLALISEKKQQWNEAVYYYRRALSVVPDTPELLNQLAVALANGQAFNEAAGILEKLEKLLPEAPTVSFNLACLYARQNQTDRALGQLEKAMEKGYHDIKALRTDPDLESIRGTPRFQQMMNNLKDTP from the coding sequence ATGCACGCGATCATCGAACCTCTGGCGCCCGGGAAAGAGCGGTGGCGGATACCGGTCGTCTTTATTGCCCTGGGTCTGTTGTGTCTGGCCGTCTACGGCAATACCCTCCGGGCCCCCTTTGTTTTTGACGACATCCTCAACATCCCGAAAAATCCTCATATCCGGGTACGGGACCTGTCCCTGTCCTTCCTGGCCGACGTTTTCCGGAGCCGCTCCATCACCCGCCCGATTCCCGTGCTGTCCTTCGCCCTGAATTATTATTTTCACGGCTACCAGGTTTCCGGCTATCATGCGGTCAACTGGCTCATTCATCTGATCAACGGGCTGCTGGTTTATCTTCTGACCCGGCAGACCCTGGCATTGCTGAAAAAAGAAATTCCGGCGGCGCCTTTTCTGACCGCCGCCCTGTGGCTGGTCAATCCGGTTCACACCCAGTCGGTCACCTACATTATCCAGCGGATGACCTCCCTGTCCGCCCTGTTTTACCTCGCCGCTCTGGTCATGTACATCCGGGCCAGAACGGTTTCACCGGACGCCGGGCGCCCCAGGGCCGTCGCGTTTCTGTGGCTGATCGGCAGCGGGGTATCGGGAATATGCGCCCTGGCCTCCAAGGAAAGCGCCATCACCCTGCCGCTGATGATTTTCCTCTATGAATGGTTTTTTATCCGCGATCTGGAAGCCGGTTTCATCCGCAGACAGGCCACGACCCTGTTTGCCATGGCGGCCGCCCTCACCGTCCTTGTCTTCATCTACCTCAAAGGCGACCCGGTCACGGCCATCCTGGCCACCTATGAGAAGAAGCCCTTTACCATGGGGGAGCGCCTGCTGACCCAGCCCCGGGTGATCGTTCATTATATTTCCCTGCTGCTGCTGCCCCTGCCGGAACGACTGACCGTCGATCACTGGGTGACGGTTTCCACGGCCCTGACCCGTCCCGCCACCACCCTGCCCGCGCTGGTTCTGCTGCCGCTGGCCGTTATCGCCGCCGTCCGCAAGGCCCGCGGCAACCGCCTGTTCTCTTTTGCCATCCTGTGGTTTCTGGGGGTCCTGGCGGTGGAATCGTCCGTCATTGGCCTGGCCATGCTGGTCGAGCACCGCACCTATCTTCCTTCGGTTTTTCCGTTCATGGCCATGGTCTGCGTTCTCATGCAACGCATCGCCCCCCGTCGGCTGGCCATGGCAACGATCGTTCTGCTGATCGCCGTTTGCGGGTTCTGGACCCGGCAGCGGAACGGGGTCTGGACCGACGACGTCCGCCTCTGGCAGGACGCCATTGAAAAGTCGCCCGCCAGTTTCATCGCCTACAACAACCTGGGCATGGCCCTCGGCAAACAATGCCGGAACGAAGAAGGGATCACCGCCTGTCTTCGATCCATCGCCCTTTCCCCGCCCAAAGTCAACACGGCTGACGCCTATAACAATATCGCCAGAATGTATGATGCCCTGGGCGACACCGAAAAGGCCATTGAATACGGCCAGCGGGCCGTCCAGATCAATCCGAACCTGGCGGAAGCGCACATGAACCTGGGCAGCGCCCTGCTGGCGTCAAATCGTCTGGACGAGGCCGTCACCCACCTGGAGACCTCGGTCCGTCTGTCCCCATGGCTGACACCCGCCTATCCCCTGCTGGCCCGGGCCGGTTACCAGAAAGACGGAAACATCAACCGGGCCATGGATCTCTGCCGCCGGGCCCTGGCGGTGGATCCCGATTTCGCCGACGCCGAAGTCATGCTGGGCGCCCTGCTGCAGCATGGGGGGAATCCGCACCAGGGGCTGTTTCACCTGAAACGGGTGCTCGACCGGTTACCGTCCCATCCCCAGGCCAATTTAAACGCCGGCATCGCCTTAAACCGGCTGAACCGGCCGGAAGAGGCCGTCGCCTGTCTCACCCGGGCCGCGGAAGCCCTGCCGAAAATGGCCCTGGCCCGGGCCGAACTGGGATCGGGGCTGCTGGCCGCCAACCGCCTGGATGAGGCCCGGACGGAGCTGACCCGGTCTCTGGATCTGTCACCGGACGATCCCGCGGTTCTGGCAAAACTGGCCCTGATCAGCGAAAAAAAACAGCAATGGAACGAAGCCGTCTACTACTACCGCAGGGCTTTGTCGGTCGTTCCCGACACCCCGGAACTGCTCAACCAGCTGGCGGTAGCACTGGCCAACGGCCAGGCATTCAATGAAGCCGCCGGGATCCTGGAAAAACTGGAAAAACTGCTGCCCGAAGCCCCGACGGTGTCATTCAACCTGGCCTGCCTGTATGCCCGGCAGAACCAGACCGACAGGGCCCTGGGTCAACTGGAAAAGGCGATGGAAAAAGGATACCATGATATTAAGGCGTTGCGGACGGATCCGGATCTGGAATCGATCCGCGGCACGCCTCGCTTTCAACAGATGATGAATAACCTGAAAGACACCCCATGA
- a CDS encoding tetratricopeptide repeat protein — protein MTPGHSDSAMVFRKAAPAVFLMIYAIGALVYGNSLTAPFYCDDLSLISENPHIRLTRLTKEQLTDAIRNNPAGRILPLMTFAANYYLHQYRESGYHLTNLLLHVFNGWLVFCLAWQTFRLTGSKPFFPSLVTAMLWLVQPAHTQSVTYIVQRMNAMAVLFYLLAMICYVRARTRQERDARKGVTALWFSGCCLAGLAGLMSKQIVATLPAFIFLYEWFFFRNLDSGWLRRRWRWPLLAILLCVFFAGIYLGGHPLARIADTYQGKPFTPGQRLLTQPSVLVYYLSLLFYPHPDRLTLNYDFPISRAVTDPVTTALALAALAALVVLAVKTARRQRLLSFAVFWYLGSLAVESSLIGLAMAFEHRLYLPSIFPAMAAAALLIRLVRSRGVAIILAGGIIIAGGYWTYQRNITWQDRVSFWRDGCMKSPRLVSPRNDYGLALAEAGEVEKARDEYEKALALPHGEKGPVHYNRGLLSYQSGDMAAAENEFRQAISLQPDFAGALTSMGIIATEKGSPVEALPLLETAVRLCPSDSEAHNALGRAYYQAGQVEPAIRHGRRALELDPGNAAAANNLGAIFLGTGDAGEALPHLKRALELSPDLAETNINIGIAYDKLNDPVTAAFHLFRAVYLAPDAPVARAELGLFLVRQEKYQDARTHLEKALALRPDFSKARLALSAALAGQGLTDEAVAQCRKVLADHPEHAGASQQMRALTTRSGEKADE, from the coding sequence ATGACCCCCGGCCATTCCGACAGCGCCATGGTTTTCCGGAAAGCGGCTCCGGCCGTTTTTCTGATGATTTACGCCATCGGCGCGCTGGTCTACGGCAATTCTCTTACGGCGCCGTTTTATTGCGATGACCTCTCCCTGATCAGCGAAAATCCCCATATCCGCCTGACCCGGCTAACCAAAGAGCAACTCACTGATGCCATAAGGAACAACCCCGCGGGCAGGATCCTGCCCCTAATGACTTTTGCCGCCAATTACTACCTGCATCAATATCGGGAAAGCGGTTACCATCTGACCAATCTTCTTCTGCATGTATTTAACGGCTGGCTGGTTTTCTGTCTGGCCTGGCAGACCTTTCGCCTGACGGGAAGCAAGCCCTTTTTCCCGTCTCTGGTGACCGCTATGCTCTGGCTGGTCCAGCCCGCGCATACCCAGTCCGTAACCTATATTGTCCAGCGCATGAACGCCATGGCCGTCCTGTTCTACCTCCTGGCCATGATCTGCTATGTCCGGGCCCGAACCCGTCAGGAGCGGGACGCCCGCAAAGGCGTCACCGCCCTGTGGTTTTCCGGCTGCTGCCTGGCCGGGCTGGCCGGCCTGATGTCCAAGCAGATTGTCGCCACCCTGCCGGCATTTATCTTCCTGTATGAGTGGTTTTTTTTCCGGAACCTGGACAGCGGCTGGCTGCGGCGGCGTTGGCGGTGGCCGCTTCTGGCGATCCTGTTGTGCGTTTTCTTCGCCGGCATCTATCTGGGCGGCCACCCCCTGGCGCGGATAGCGGACACCTATCAAGGCAAACCGTTCACCCCCGGACAGCGCCTGCTGACCCAGCCGTCGGTTCTGGTCTATTATCTGTCTTTGCTGTTCTATCCCCATCCGGACCGGCTGACCCTGAACTATGATTTCCCCATCTCCCGTGCTGTCACCGACCCGGTGACAACCGCGCTGGCCCTGGCGGCCCTGGCGGCCCTGGTCGTCCTGGCCGTAAAAACGGCCCGGCGACAGCGGCTGCTGTCATTTGCCGTTTTCTGGTATCTGGGGTCCCTGGCGGTCGAGTCTTCCCTGATCGGTCTGGCCATGGCTTTCGAACACCGCCTGTATCTTCCCTCAATCTTCCCGGCCATGGCCGCGGCCGCCCTCCTGATCCGGCTCGTCCGGTCCAGGGGGGTGGCGATCATTCTGGCCGGTGGGATCATCATTGCCGGCGGGTACTGGACGTACCAGCGGAACATCACCTGGCAGGACCGGGTCTCCTTCTGGCGAGACGGCTGCATGAAGTCGCCGCGGCTGGTCTCCCCCCGGAATGACTACGGACTGGCCCTGGCCGAAGCCGGGGAGGTGGAAAAGGCCAGGGACGAGTATGAAAAAGCCCTGGCTCTCCCCCATGGCGAAAAAGGGCCGGTTCACTACAACCGGGGGTTGCTCTCCTATCAATCCGGAGATATGGCGGCGGCGGAAAACGAATTCCGGCAGGCCATTTCATTGCAGCCGGATTTCGCCGGAGCCCTGACAAGCATGGGTATCATCGCGACCGAAAAGGGAAGCCCGGTGGAAGCCTTGCCGCTGCTGGAAACCGCCGTTCGCCTTTGCCCGAGCGATTCCGAAGCTCATAACGCCCTGGGCAGGGCCTATTATCAGGCCGGTCAGGTGGAACCGGCCATCCGCCACGGCCGCCGGGCACTGGAACTGGACCCGGGAAACGCCGCCGCAGCAAACAATCTTGGGGCCATCTTCCTGGGGACCGGCGATGCCGGGGAAGCCCTGCCCCACTTGAAAAGAGCCCTGGAGCTGTCGCCCGACCTGGCGGAAACCAATATTAATATCGGCATCGCTTACGACAAGCTGAACGACCCCGTGACGGCGGCGTTTCATCTTTTCCGGGCGGTCTACCTGGCGCCGGACGCTCCGGTCGCCCGCGCCGAACTCGGTCTTTTCCTGGTGCGGCAGGAAAAATACCAGGACGCGAGGACGCACCTGGAAAAGGCCCTGGCCCTGCGGCCCGATTTTTCCAAGGCGCGGCTGGCCCTGTCGGCGGCTCTGGCCGGACAGGGCCTGACGGACGAGGCCGTTGCCCAGTGCCGGAAAGTCCTCGCCGACCACCCGGAACATGCCGGTGCCAGCCAACAAATGAGAGCGCTTACGACCAGATCCGGTGAAAAGGCCGATGAATAG